A window of Natranaeroarchaeum aerophilus contains these coding sequences:
- a CDS encoding ABC transporter permease, which produces MSDTIQSGPETAASSDTPTASRIRAATTVGSRDVYRDPVLLGMLVVLPAYFVGIWGTMVPDAVVPIHVATAEGTQEIPVAFPELMTALVAPVTGALLVGITGLFLVQRSVDADRRLTVAGFRGVELLVARFAILVAITTCTVGVITAVSLLHLTPDHIGWFVLGLALAAMTYGAIGALVGLVLGRMAGVYILLFAPMLELMLLQWPVEGTEWWVEWHPGHHAIQLILSASFAPDVATDNALWAVIVLILAGVLAMGANMAR; this is translated from the coding sequence GTGAGCGATACGATTCAGAGCGGACCTGAAACCGCCGCCAGTAGCGACACCCCCACGGCAAGCCGAATCCGTGCCGCAACCACGGTTGGCAGCCGTGATGTATATCGTGACCCAGTGTTGCTGGGGATGCTCGTCGTCCTGCCCGCCTACTTCGTTGGGATCTGGGGAACCATGGTCCCAGATGCAGTCGTGCCGATCCACGTTGCGACGGCCGAGGGAACCCAGGAGATTCCGGTCGCCTTCCCGGAGCTGATGACTGCCCTCGTCGCGCCCGTGACCGGTGCCTTGCTGGTCGGGATTACCGGTCTGTTTCTTGTCCAGCGGTCGGTTGATGCCGATCGGCGGCTCACCGTCGCCGGATTTCGCGGTGTCGAGCTTCTGGTCGCTCGGTTCGCCATCCTGGTAGCTATCACGACCTGCACCGTTGGCGTCATCACTGCGGTCTCTCTTCTCCACCTGACACCCGACCACATCGGCTGGTTCGTCCTTGGTCTCGCGCTCGCGGCGATGACCTACGGTGCGATTGGTGCCCTCGTCGGGCTGGTTCTGGGCCGGATGGCGGGCGTCTACATCTTGCTGTTTGCGCCCATGCTCGAACTCATGCTGCTGCAGTGGCCGGTGGAGGGGACCGAATGGTGGGTCGAATGGCACCCTGGCCATCACGCCATCCAGCTCATCCTCAGTGCATCATTTGCGCCCGACGTCGCGACGGACAACGCGCTCTGGGCAGTGATCGTTCTGATCTTGGCCGGAGTGCTCGCTATGGGGGCGAACATGGCTCGGTAG
- a CDS encoding deoxyribonuclease IV has product MQVGAHVSVAGGVDNAVERELDVGGNCGQIFTTSPQVWQHPDIDDSEAAAFRDGTAANLDGPWVIHSAYLVNLCTPKDDLRRKSIESMQAEVDAADTLDIDYVNVHLGAHTGAGVDGGLDNAASALDELEIPEGVTVLIESDAGSGTKLGGEFEHLAEVLDRSEQELDVCIDTAHAFAAGYDLSTEAGVNETIEEFDDVVGLDHLKCIHLNDSKHECGTNKDEHAHIGEGLIGEEGMRTLINHDDVADVPLVLETPNEDGKGFAWNIDRVQELRD; this is encoded by the coding sequence ATGCAAGTAGGAGCACACGTTTCGGTGGCTGGCGGCGTCGATAACGCCGTCGAGCGGGAGCTAGATGTCGGTGGGAACTGCGGACAGATCTTCACAACCTCGCCACAGGTATGGCAGCATCCCGATATTGACGACAGCGAAGCGGCGGCGTTCCGTGACGGTACGGCGGCAAACCTCGACGGCCCGTGGGTTATCCACTCGGCGTATCTGGTCAACCTCTGTACGCCAAAAGACGACCTGCGGCGAAAGTCGATCGAGAGCATGCAGGCAGAGGTCGACGCGGCCGATACGCTGGATATCGACTACGTAAACGTTCACCTGGGCGCACACACCGGAGCGGGCGTCGACGGCGGACTCGACAACGCGGCAAGCGCGCTCGATGAACTGGAGATCCCCGAGGGCGTTACTGTCCTGATCGAAAGCGACGCCGGGAGTGGCACGAAACTCGGCGGGGAGTTCGAACACCTTGCGGAGGTGCTCGACCGGAGCGAGCAGGAACTGGACGTCTGTATCGACACCGCCCACGCCTTCGCAGCGGGATACGACCTCTCGACGGAAGCCGGTGTCAACGAAACGATCGAGGAGTTCGACGACGTGGTCGGACTCGACCACCTCAAGTGTATCCACCTGAACGACTCGAAACACGAGTGTGGGACCAACAAGGACGAACACGCCCACATCGGCGAAGGGCTGATCGGCGAGGAGGGAATGCGGACACTGATCAACCACGATGACGTCGCGGACGTCCCGCTCGTGCTAGAGACGCCTAACGAGGACGGCAAGGGCTTCGCGTGGAACATCGACCGCGTCCAGGAACTGCGAGACTAG
- a CDS encoding bis(5'-nucleosyl)-tetraphosphatase, with translation MTVEATSAGAILFRDTRGRREYLLLKSRPGDWEFPKGGVEGTEELQQTAIREVEEEAGIADFRLLDGFREDYDYVFEADGNTIHKTVHLFIARSFEASAELSHEHRDLQWRDYEQAINTITQDGPREILEQAHEFLNEREEEDEE, from the coding sequence ATGACGGTTGAAGCGACGAGCGCGGGCGCGATCCTCTTTCGGGATACGCGGGGCCGCCGGGAGTATCTGCTCCTCAAAAGCCGACCCGGGGACTGGGAGTTCCCCAAGGGCGGCGTCGAGGGGACCGAAGAGCTCCAGCAGACGGCTATCCGTGAGGTCGAAGAGGAAGCTGGTATCGCCGATTTCCGACTACTCGATGGGTTCCGAGAGGACTACGACTACGTCTTCGAAGCCGACGGGAACACCATCCACAAGACGGTGCATCTGTTCATCGCCAGATCGTTCGAGGCCAGTGCCGAGCTGTCCCACGAACACCGGGATCTGCAGTGGCGTGATTACGAACAGGCGATCAATACGATCACGCAGGATGGTCCCCGAGAGATCCTCGAACAGGCCCACGAGTTCCTGAACGAACGCGAAGAAGAGGACGAGGAGTAA
- a CDS encoding GNAT family N-acetyltransferase yields MHSTQRLEFDHSDREAIYSYVERSGSIDRDEAQKELLPHDPGGFRHHVAILKRNGYLDEADDGTLSVAIEVNGAEEFSGDEFSFEVRPANQSDLSGIVGAIRQVVQQGRYIVAESVAQELDHQDVLLRQNELESRMFFVATVSDEVVGWVHVHSPELEKLSHTAELTVGVIEEYRGNGLGSHLLERGLEWAASNGYEKVYQSVPATNESAAEFLEQHGWETEAIRRDHYRIDGDYVDELMMAIDI; encoded by the coding sequence ATGCACAGCACACAGCGCCTGGAGTTCGACCATTCGGACCGGGAAGCGATCTACTCCTACGTCGAACGGTCGGGAAGCATCGATAGAGACGAGGCCCAAAAGGAGTTGCTCCCTCACGATCCGGGCGGCTTTCGGCACCACGTTGCAATCCTCAAGCGAAATGGCTACCTCGACGAGGCCGACGACGGGACGCTTTCTGTCGCAATCGAGGTGAACGGTGCCGAGGAGTTCAGCGGTGATGAGTTCAGCTTCGAGGTCAGGCCAGCAAACCAGAGCGATCTCTCCGGCATCGTCGGTGCAATCAGACAGGTAGTCCAGCAGGGCCGGTACATCGTCGCCGAGTCGGTCGCTCAAGAGCTCGACCATCAGGACGTGTTGCTCAGGCAAAACGAACTGGAGTCACGGATGTTCTTCGTCGCGACGGTCAGCGACGAGGTTGTCGGCTGGGTCCACGTCCACTCACCCGAACTGGAGAAACTGAGTCACACAGCCGAGCTGACCGTCGGTGTCATCGAAGAATACCGGGGGAACGGCCTCGGCAGCCACCTCCTGGAACGAGGCCTCGAATGGGCGGCGTCAAACGGGTATGAGAAGGTCTACCAGAGCGTCCCTGCGACCAACGAGTCCGCTGCGGAGTTCCTCGAACAGCACGGCTGGGAGACGGAAGCGATCCGGCGGGACCACTACCGAATCGACGGCGACTACGTCGACGAGTTGATGATGGCGATCGATATCTAG
- a CDS encoding M48 family metallopeptidase — MWPSMPDRVHLSLWLRMLAACGLFVLVLLPVLLAGALVAILFVGLFAWTFGTWGLSLVQGVLGAVGTSETVIDVATALVLGGYAFVGLYLLVRLGRRVPDHVRSFVGNLEATAAIRDIETTTVRDLGETIEIASGKVIDVTELEHRVARLAQQADVPPPDVEITRSWTPTAVTVGYRAADSTIVFSTGLLDAVEGDELDAVIAHELSHVKHRDTAVMTGLSAATAMAGRIVAQLGVHVLIVAGLVALAVCKWCVAVVARCRERAADDGAVAITGDPAALASALESLDRELDIRPAADLRESDSAAALSILPPPWEERGRFDRIRRFVRRRLYGTHPSTEERIERVLEKY, encoded by the coding sequence GTGTGGCCCTCCATGCCCGATCGCGTCCACCTCAGTCTCTGGCTCCGTATGCTCGCCGCCTGCGGGCTGTTCGTACTGGTCCTCCTCCCTGTGTTGCTCGCCGGTGCGCTGGTCGCCATCCTGTTCGTGGGGCTCTTCGCCTGGACGTTCGGCACGTGGGGGCTCTCCCTCGTGCAGGGGGTTCTCGGTGCGGTCGGCACGTCCGAAACGGTAATCGACGTCGCAACCGCGCTCGTCCTCGGCGGCTACGCGTTCGTCGGCCTGTACCTGCTCGTCCGACTCGGCCGGAGAGTGCCGGACCACGTCCGTTCGTTCGTCGGCAATCTCGAAGCCACCGCGGCGATCCGGGACATCGAGACGACCACGGTGCGCGATCTCGGTGAGACCATCGAGATTGCTTCGGGGAAAGTGATAGACGTCACTGAACTCGAACATCGCGTCGCACGTCTCGCACAGCAGGCGGACGTCCCGCCGCCGGACGTCGAGATCACCCGGAGCTGGACGCCAACGGCGGTTACAGTGGGCTACCGGGCCGCCGACTCGACGATCGTCTTCTCGACAGGTCTCCTCGATGCCGTCGAGGGTGACGAACTCGACGCCGTCATCGCTCACGAACTCTCCCACGTCAAGCACCGGGACACTGCTGTCATGACCGGGCTGTCGGCGGCGACGGCGATGGCCGGGCGCATCGTCGCACAGCTCGGTGTCCACGTCCTGATCGTCGCCGGACTCGTCGCGCTCGCGGTCTGCAAGTGGTGTGTCGCCGTCGTCGCGCGCTGTCGCGAGCGGGCAGCCGACGACGGCGCGGTGGCGATCACCGGCGATCCGGCCGCGCTCGCGAGTGCTCTCGAATCGCTGGACCGCGAGCTGGATATCCGTCCGGCAGCAGATCTCAGGGAGAGTGACTCCGCCGCCGCGCTCTCGATCCTGCCGCCACCGTGGGAGGAACGTGGACGGTTCGACCGGATCAGGCGGTTCGTCCGCCGTCGCCTCTATGGGACGCATCCCTCGACGGAAGAGCGAATCGAGCGCGTCCTCGAAAAGTACTGA
- a CDS encoding GbsR/MarR family transcriptional regulator — MVSEEILAAREEVITAMEAIAAEYGLPRSVGQVYGVLYFADGALSLDSLAERSGYAKSTASDAVHTLETLYLARQTSRPAGGRRAYFEAERDLWTAFNRIAVESGRREIDLMQRALANAEEQLESVDGGTADLDRVKNLQATYEQMATMLAVLENADPEELIDALEQTIDSSGSTDGGLP; from the coding sequence ATGGTTAGTGAGGAGATTCTGGCGGCCCGCGAGGAGGTCATCACTGCGATGGAAGCGATTGCTGCGGAGTATGGACTGCCACGAAGTGTTGGACAGGTCTACGGCGTGCTCTATTTCGCCGACGGCGCGCTCTCGCTGGACTCCCTTGCCGAACGAAGCGGGTATGCAAAGTCGACTGCAAGCGACGCCGTCCATACGCTTGAGACGCTGTATCTCGCGCGACAGACGAGCCGGCCCGCCGGTGGTCGGCGTGCGTACTTCGAGGCAGAACGGGACCTCTGGACAGCGTTCAACCGCATCGCCGTAGAGTCCGGCAGACGGGAAATCGATCTGATGCAGCGCGCGCTAGCGAACGCCGAAGAACAACTGGAGTCGGTTGACGGCGGAACGGCGGATCTCGATCGGGTCAAGAACCTCCAGGCGACCTACGAACAGATGGCCACGATGCTTGCGGTCCTCGAAAATGCTGATCCAGAGGAGCTGATTGACGCTCTGGAACAGACTATCGATTCCAGTGGCTCCACTGACGGTGGATTGCCATGA
- a CDS encoding uS10/mL48 family ribosomal protein yields the protein MTFVTKLTLQSGDRAVLDSVVEDIRSTTERKGVEMNGPHSKSPERLRVPQHKRTTGGAEFSSWDYTVYTRKIEIVGHDEIARQIAGKEFPNSLHVEVEVEQISQVGSGS from the coding sequence ATGACCTTCGTCACGAAACTTACCCTGCAAAGCGGCGATCGGGCGGTCCTCGACAGCGTCGTCGAGGATATCCGCTCGACGACCGAGCGAAAAGGCGTCGAAATGAACGGCCCCCACTCGAAATCCCCCGAACGGCTCCGCGTTCCCCAGCACAAGCGGACGACCGGCGGCGCGGAGTTCTCCTCGTGGGACTACACGGTCTACACCCGCAAGATCGAAATCGTGGGTCATGACGAGATCGCCCGGCAGATTGCGGGCAAGGAGTTTCCCAACTCGTTGCACGTCGAAGTCGAGGTCGAGCAGATCAGTCAGGTCGGCTCCGGTTCGTAG
- a CDS encoding amidohydrolase, with the protein MSQTSRDDRLVSLRRDLHRQPEPAWREFYTTARIIEEVERIGVDELYVGEDALSGEDRLAVPPDAEIDEWFERAQTLLAEQEGSDPEIIEPMRGGYTGAVAVLDRGEGPTVGLRVDIDGLPRPESDDPEHVPAAEGFRSETGAMHACGHDAHATIGIGVLEAIVDSDFAGTFKLFFQPAEEVIGGGSAMAQSRHIEDIDYLLAAHIGLNHPTGEIVAGIGEFLAVTQLEIEFEGESAHAGAQPQIGKNANQALAAAVQNLYGIPRHEKGGTRVNAGVIEGGTASNIVAEQARVEGEVRGDTTALRDYMLDRAHDVVEGAATMHGCEGHIEEGASAPSAESDAEIADTVAEVATSVEAVDSILEYDALGGSEDATYLMKAVQDRGGKACYVGIGTDHPGGHHTATFDVDEASLPIGVDVLSGAIRRLSESGHRTN; encoded by the coding sequence ATGAGTCAGACCAGCCGAGACGACCGCCTCGTCTCGCTTCGGCGCGACCTGCACAGGCAACCTGAACCCGCGTGGCGTGAGTTCTACACGACTGCACGGATCATCGAGGAAGTCGAACGCATTGGCGTCGACGAACTGTACGTCGGCGAGGACGCCCTCTCGGGCGAGGACCGACTGGCAGTACCACCGGACGCAGAGATCGACGAGTGGTTCGAGCGGGCCCAAACACTGCTCGCTGAGCAGGAGGGCAGCGACCCCGAAATTATCGAGCCGATGCGCGGTGGCTACACCGGTGCGGTTGCGGTGCTCGACCGCGGCGAGGGGCCGACGGTCGGCCTGCGCGTCGATATCGACGGCCTGCCGCGTCCAGAATCCGACGACCCGGAGCACGTTCCGGCGGCGGAGGGCTTTCGCTCGGAGACGGGCGCGATGCACGCCTGTGGCCACGACGCCCACGCGACCATCGGGATTGGTGTTCTCGAAGCGATCGTGGACAGCGACTTTGCGGGGACGTTCAAACTCTTCTTCCAGCCCGCAGAGGAGGTGATCGGCGGCGGCTCGGCGATGGCACAGAGCCGCCACATTGAGGATATCGACTACCTGCTTGCGGCCCACATCGGGCTGAACCATCCCACGGGCGAGATCGTCGCCGGGATCGGCGAGTTCCTGGCGGTCACCCAGCTGGAGATCGAGTTCGAGGGCGAGTCAGCGCATGCGGGCGCACAGCCCCAGATCGGCAAGAACGCGAACCAGGCACTCGCTGCCGCCGTCCAGAACCTCTATGGGATCCCGCGCCACGAGAAGGGCGGGACGCGGGTCAACGCTGGCGTGATCGAGGGCGGGACAGCCTCGAACATCGTTGCCGAGCAGGCCCGCGTCGAGGGTGAAGTGCGGGGCGATACAACTGCTCTGCGGGACTACATGCTCGATCGGGCCCACGACGTTGTCGAGGGGGCCGCCACGATGCACGGCTGTGAGGGCCACATCGAGGAGGGTGCAAGCGCGCCGAGCGCGGAGAGCGACGCCGAGATCGCAGACACCGTCGCCGAGGTCGCGACGAGCGTCGAGGCTGTCGACTCGATACTGGAGTACGATGCCCTCGGCGGGAGTGAGGATGCAACCTATCTGATGAAGGCGGTCCAGGACCGCGGCGGCAAGGCCTGTTACGTCGGGATCGGTACGGACCATCCCGGCGGCCACCACACCGCGACGTTCGACGTCGACGAAGCGAGTCTACCAATTGGCGTCGACGTGCTGTCCGGGGCGATCCGGCGGTTGAGCGAGTCCGGTCATCGAACCAATTAA
- a CDS encoding lipoate--protein ligase family protein, protein MTDLSGRAWRSIPEQRLSGPMTMALDEIAARTAVDDGVRTVRVYTWDPATLSLGYGQDPDSVDWEYCQREGIDVTRRQTGGGGIYHDTYGDISYSIIVPAEEVPGDLMETYELLCEPIFDAFERMGVSAAFADREYPEIHRPACYLRAIDPAHDILVDGQKISGNAQYRQRDAVIQHGSLSFDLTPERHLGVFSNPDTTHERFRKRVTGIREHADISRETAADCLEAALREWADADDGEWSEAELEDATALADRKYGSDTWVRDRTVPE, encoded by the coding sequence ATGACCGATCTCAGCGGGCGGGCGTGGCGTTCGATCCCGGAACAACGCCTGTCCGGTCCCATGACAATGGCACTCGACGAAATCGCGGCCAGGACAGCAGTAGATGACGGTGTACGGACGGTTCGAGTCTACACATGGGATCCGGCGACGCTTTCACTCGGCTATGGACAGGACCCGGATTCGGTTGACTGGGAGTACTGCCAGCGGGAGGGGATCGACGTGACGCGCAGACAGACTGGCGGCGGTGGGATTTACCACGACACCTACGGCGACATCTCCTACTCGATCATCGTCCCCGCCGAGGAGGTGCCGGGCGACCTGATGGAGACCTACGAACTCCTCTGCGAACCGATTTTCGATGCCTTCGAGCGTATGGGCGTCTCCGCCGCGTTCGCGGATCGGGAGTACCCCGAAATACATCGTCCAGCTTGCTATCTCCGGGCGATCGATCCGGCCCATGATATTCTCGTCGACGGCCAGAAGATCAGCGGTAACGCCCAGTATCGACAGCGCGATGCAGTCATCCAGCATGGCTCGCTCTCGTTCGATCTGACGCCCGAGCGCCATCTCGGCGTCTTCTCGAACCCCGATACTACGCATGAACGGTTTCGCAAACGAGTCACTGGTATCCGCGAACACGCCGACATCTCGCGGGAGACGGCAGCCGATTGCCTCGAAGCCGCGCTCCGTGAGTGGGCAGATGCGGACGACGGCGAGTGGTCGGAAGCGGAGCTGGAAGACGCGACGGCCCTCGCCGATCGGAAGTACGGCTCCGATACGTGGGTTCGCGATCGGACGGTGCCGGAGTAG
- a CDS encoding transcriptional regulator FilR1 domain-containing protein has product MSKEHAPEQALTPTIDIFERATHMRGLAPVVLNFYPNLISNQLAESDLTVEIIAETDVVTTLPDIPNTGDVSLSDAEGLSLYETDSDLPYALWLMETPTETYAGITVYDSGGPAGVLINDTDAAVQWTETQYEQFRESAQLTSASEL; this is encoded by the coding sequence ATGTCCAAGGAACACGCCCCTGAGCAGGCACTCACACCAACGATAGATATTTTTGAGCGGGCGACACATATGCGAGGGCTTGCTCCAGTAGTCCTGAACTTCTACCCGAATCTAATATCGAATCAACTCGCAGAGAGTGACCTCACAGTCGAAATCATCGCCGAAACGGATGTCGTCACAACACTACCTGATATCCCAAACACGGGCGATGTATCATTGAGCGATGCCGAAGGTCTCTCTCTTTACGAGACGGACAGTGATCTTCCGTATGCACTCTGGCTGATGGAAACGCCAACTGAGACGTACGCAGGAATTACGGTGTATGATTCCGGTGGCCCTGCTGGCGTGCTTATTAATGACACGGATGCTGCGGTTCAGTGGACAGAGACACAGTACGAGCAATTCCGGGAGAGCGCCCAATTAACCTCTGCATCAGAACTCTAA
- a CDS encoding ABC transporter ATP-binding protein — translation MTRPDARTTLDGVAHSGRSAIADGSGSTSPATDAPSIAAIGLEKTYDSWLPFSPTVEVLDDASLSIHSGELVGIVGENGSGKSTLMQILVGTLEQDAGTVERRGTIGWCPQEPLLYDRLTVRETIHLFAEGYGISSDRRDEQLAWLADRLGYEQYLDTRIDRLSGGNRQKVNPSVALLHDPDVLLLDEPYTGFDWETYLAFWDLTDDLVERGTGIGIISHFVQDRDRFDRIYELQDGILESSTLEDGQRSGVEGEGTSENADYPEQAGGVIDDNGGTEGP, via the coding sequence ATGACTCGACCCGATGCGAGAACAACTTTAGACGGAGTAGCTCACAGTGGTCGGAGCGCCATCGCTGATGGCAGCGGCTCGACGAGTCCCGCAACCGATGCCCCATCGATTGCTGCAATCGGTCTCGAAAAGACCTACGACTCCTGGCTTCCGTTTTCACCAACCGTCGAGGTTCTCGATGACGCCTCGCTGTCAATCCATTCGGGCGAGCTCGTTGGCATCGTCGGTGAGAACGGCTCGGGGAAGTCGACACTGATGCAGATTCTCGTCGGTACGCTCGAACAGGACGCCGGAACCGTCGAGCGCCGGGGGACCATCGGTTGGTGTCCGCAGGAGCCGCTGTTGTACGACCGCCTGACGGTCCGCGAGACCATCCACCTGTTTGCTGAAGGGTACGGCATCTCGTCCGACCGCCGCGACGAGCAACTTGCCTGGCTCGCCGACCGTCTCGGCTACGAGCAGTACCTCGATACGCGGATCGATCGGCTTTCTGGCGGCAACCGACAGAAGGTCAACCCTTCGGTGGCCCTGCTCCACGATCCCGACGTCCTCTTGCTCGACGAGCCGTACACTGGCTTTGACTGGGAGACATACCTCGCTTTCTGGGACCTGACCGATGACCTCGTCGAGCGTGGGACCGGCATCGGTATTATCAGCCACTTCGTTCAGGATCGCGATCGATTCGATCGGATCTATGAACTGCAGGATGGGATCCTTGAGTCATCAACGCTAGAGGACGGCCAGCGGAGCGGTGTGGAGGGGGAGGGAACCTCCGAAAACGCAGACTATCCCGAGCAAGCTGGCGGAGTCATCGATGATAACGGAGGCACGGAGGGACCGTAG
- a CDS encoding cupredoxin domain-containing protein encodes MILSTRREVLAMLSATGIAGLAGCSGDDDGENEDQENADGGNEESPDDGDVDDTNGDGEPVELNIPEPVDWTDETQATIEVGSGGEAVFEPDAVRVETGTTLRWVWLHDGHTVSPTHLPDGGEFEGHERVEEAGFEIEFVPETPGEYRYVCEEHEEMVGYLVVE; translated from the coding sequence ATGATCCTGAGTACTCGTCGGGAGGTTCTTGCGATGCTGTCGGCGACCGGCATAGCCGGGTTGGCGGGGTGTTCTGGCGATGATGACGGCGAAAACGAAGATCAGGAAAACGCCGACGGTGGAAACGAGGAATCCCCGGACGACGGTGATGTGGACGACACTAACGGGGACGGAGAACCAGTGGAGCTGAATATCCCGGAGCCGGTTGACTGGACGGACGAAACACAGGCGACAATCGAGGTCGGGTCGGGTGGGGAGGCAGTGTTCGAGCCCGATGCCGTCCGGGTCGAGACTGGGACGACGCTCCGATGGGTCTGGCTGCACGACGGGCACACGGTCAGCCCCACACACCTGCCAGATGGGGGCGAATTCGAGGGCCATGAGAGAGTCGAGGAGGCCGGGTTCGAGATCGAGTTCGTCCCCGAGACACCGGGCGAGTACCGGTACGTCTGTGAGGAACACGAGGAGATGGTCGGCTACCTCGTCGTCGAGTAG
- a CDS encoding ABC transporter permease, producing the protein MTSVGRQRAAVATGLRTFLREPTNLGLLVVLPPIVLLAFDLSMDVVADVPGLDVPSAAAELGGALFATAFLAGLLGLFQVVGAADPDRRLIVCGFRPWEMLLARVLTIGLASALVTGIVYVIFLTLSDLTPASHALAIVSLLVAALIYGLIGVLIGAVLNRELVGSLVLVFLADYDAFASLGVIPMDHTAVDYVPLSHPSNLLDSAVHDGTVATADALIAVTYVVGLAVLTLAAVTLRGDSS; encoded by the coding sequence ATGACCTCCGTTGGACGCCAGCGCGCGGCAGTTGCAACTGGCCTCAGGACATTTCTTCGCGAACCGACAAATCTCGGGCTGCTGGTCGTGCTACCGCCGATCGTGTTGCTTGCATTTGACCTCTCGATGGACGTAGTTGCAGACGTCCCCGGTCTGGATGTCCCGTCCGCAGCGGCAGAGCTCGGCGGTGCCCTCTTTGCGACGGCATTTCTCGCCGGCCTCCTCGGCCTGTTCCAGGTGGTCGGGGCGGCCGACCCCGACCGCCGGTTGATCGTCTGTGGCTTCCGACCGTGGGAGATGTTACTTGCCCGGGTGCTCACGATCGGTCTCGCAAGCGCGCTTGTCACTGGCATTGTCTACGTAATCTTCCTCACGCTGTCGGACCTGACGCCTGCTTCTCACGCCCTCGCTATCGTATCACTGCTTGTTGCCGCTCTCATATATGGTCTGATCGGTGTCCTCATTGGCGCGGTGCTCAACAGGGAACTCGTGGGGTCGCTCGTGCTCGTCTTCCTGGCAGACTACGACGCTTTTGCCTCCCTTGGCGTGATTCCGATGGATCATACTGCCGTCGATTACGTGCCGTTGTCCCATCCGTCGAATCTGCTCGATTCGGCGGTCCACGACGGTACGGTTGCAACCGCTGATGCCCTCATTGCCGTGACTTACGTGGTGGGACTTGCCGTCCTCACACTTGCGGCCGTCACGCTCAGGGGTGATTCGTCGTGA
- the msrB gene encoding peptide-methionine (R)-S-oxide reductase MsrB, protein MSDQHADDLPKTDAEWRERLTEEEYKMLRKAGTEPRFSGDLLDVKGEGEFACAGCGLTLFDADTKYDSGSGWPSFYDIVDEDNVETQVDRSLGMTRTEVVCARCEGHLGHLFDDGPEPTGQRYCINSACLDFEPSEKS, encoded by the coding sequence ACCGAAAACCGACGCCGAGTGGCGCGAGCGCCTGACCGAGGAGGAGTACAAAATGCTTCGCAAAGCCGGGACCGAGCCTCGATTCAGCGGCGATCTGCTCGACGTCAAAGGAGAAGGCGAGTTCGCCTGTGCGGGCTGTGGGTTGACCCTGTTCGACGCCGACACCAAGTACGACTCCGGAAGCGGCTGGCCGAGCTTTTATGACATCGTCGACGAGGACAATGTCGAGACGCAGGTCGACAGGAGCCTCGGGATGACACGGACGGAAGTGGTCTGTGCGCGCTGTGAGGGACATCTCGGCCATCTCTTCGATGATGGGCCGGAACCAACAGGCCAGCGTTACTGCATCAACTCGGCGTGTCTCGACTTCGAGCCCAGCGAGAAAAGCTGA